In Deltaproteobacteria bacterium, a single window of DNA contains:
- a CDS encoding MarR family transcriptional regulator, whose translation MTDQRPEPVLRELGPLLFRAARLVNEQAIARVESEAKVGLRAAHTQVFPYLREEGVRLTELAERMGISKQAAGELVADLERMGVVRRAPDPLDGRAKLILVTKKGWAAFQHGAGVLRALEAELRRALGTPRLHRLVQDLAVLVDHLEGEPVVKPPATSGRSRSR comes from the coding sequence ATGACCGACCAACGTCCCGAGCCGGTGCTGCGCGAGCTGGGTCCGCTGCTCTTCCGGGCTGCGCGCCTGGTGAACGAGCAGGCCATCGCGCGCGTCGAATCCGAAGCGAAGGTCGGCCTTCGCGCGGCCCACACCCAGGTGTTCCCCTACCTGCGCGAGGAAGGCGTGCGGCTCACCGAGCTGGCCGAGCGCATGGGCATCTCCAAGCAGGCGGCAGGCGAGCTGGTGGCCGATCTGGAGCGCATGGGCGTGGTCCGCCGCGCACCGGATCCGCTCGACGGCCGGGCCAAGCTCATCCTGGTCACGAAGAAGGGCTGGGCGGCGTTCCAGCACGGCGCGGGCGTGCTGCGCGCGCTGGAGGCCGAGCTGCGTCGGGCGCTGGGCACACCGCGGCTGCACCGCTTGGTGCAGGATCTCGCGGTGCTGGTGGATCACCTGGAGGGTGAGCCGGTGGTGAAGCCGCCGGCTACTTCCGGCCGATCGCGAAGTAGGTGA
- a CDS encoding UDP-glucose/GDP-mannose dehydrogenase family protein yields the protein MKLAIIGSGYVGLVAGTCFADSGNDVICVDIDKAKIAGLERGELPIYEPGLEELVKRNVKEGRLSFSTDLKTSVGKSEVVFIAVGTPEGETGEADLKYVLGAAKQIGEAISRYTVIVDKSTVPVGTAAKVREAVALGAKHEFDVVSNPEFLKEGAAIDDFLKPDRVVVGVDSERARKVMGELYAPFVRTENPIIFMDTPSAELTKYAANAMLAVRISFMNDIASLCERVGADVDLVRKGLGSDKRIGYPFLFPGVGYGGSCFPKDVKALITTARENGLEFDMLRATERINERQKKTLVNKAVKHFGPDLTGKTFAVWGLAFKPRTDDMREAPSIEVIEGLIGKGAKVQAHDPVAAHTAGRVFNSRIKFCDTPYAALEGADALCVVTEWNEFRHPDFDRMKSLLRSPVVFDGRNIYDPKAMRDRGFTYFAIGRK from the coding sequence ATGAAGCTGGCCATCATCGGCTCGGGTTACGTGGGTCTCGTTGCGGGGACGTGCTTTGCCGACTCCGGCAACGATGTCATCTGTGTGGACATCGACAAGGCCAAGATCGCCGGCCTCGAGCGCGGCGAGTTGCCCATCTACGAGCCCGGCCTCGAAGAGCTGGTGAAGCGCAACGTGAAGGAGGGCCGGCTCTCCTTCTCCACGGATCTCAAGACCAGCGTCGGCAAGAGCGAGGTGGTCTTCATCGCCGTGGGCACGCCCGAGGGCGAGACCGGCGAGGCCGACCTCAAGTACGTGCTCGGCGCCGCCAAGCAGATCGGCGAGGCCATCAGCCGCTACACCGTCATCGTGGACAAGAGCACCGTGCCCGTGGGCACCGCTGCAAAAGTTCGTGAGGCCGTGGCGCTGGGCGCCAAGCACGAGTTCGACGTCGTCAGTAACCCCGAGTTCCTGAAGGAAGGCGCCGCCATCGACGACTTCCTGAAGCCGGACCGCGTGGTGGTGGGCGTGGACAGCGAGCGCGCGCGCAAGGTGATGGGCGAGCTCTACGCGCCGTTCGTGCGCACCGAGAACCCCATCATCTTCATGGACACGCCGAGCGCCGAGCTCACCAAGTACGCCGCCAACGCCATGCTCGCGGTGCGCATCTCGTTCATGAACGACATCGCCTCGCTCTGCGAGCGGGTGGGCGCCGACGTGGACCTGGTGCGCAAGGGCCTCGGCTCCGACAAGCGCATCGGCTACCCGTTCCTCTTCCCCGGCGTGGGCTACGGCGGCAGCTGCTTCCCCAAGGACGTGAAGGCGCTCATCACCACCGCGCGCGAGAACGGCCTCGAGTTCGACATGCTCCGGGCCACGGAGCGCATCAACGAGCGTCAGAAGAAGACGCTCGTGAACAAGGCGGTGAAGCACTTCGGCCCGGACCTCACCGGCAAGACCTTCGCGGTCTGGGGCCTGGCCTTCAAGCCGCGCACGGACGACATGCGCGAGGCGCCGTCGATCGAGGTGATCGAAGGGCTCATCGGCAAGGGCGCCAAGGTGCAGGCCCACGACCCCGTGGCCGCGCACACCGCGGGCCGCGTGTTCAACAGCCGCATCAAGTTCTGCGACACGCCGTACGCGGCGCTCGAGGGCGCGGACGCGCTCTGCGTGGTCACGGAGTGGAACGAGTTCCGCCACCCGGACTTCGACCGCATGAAGAGCCTGCTCCGCTCGCCGGTGGTCTTCGACGGCCGCAACATCTACGACCCCAAGGCCATGCGCGACCGCGGCTTCACCTACTTCGCGATCGGCCGGAAGTAG
- a CDS encoding VOC family protein produces the protein MTKAIPDGMRSVTPQMNVDGAAEAIELYKKAFGAEEVSRALDPSGKKVWHAALRIGDSQVFINDVFPEMGSKPGQVSLWVYGENVDARFKRAVDAGCKVAMPLGDMFWGDRMGSLTDKWGNQWNLAQRVKDMTPAEMKKAGEEFAKSQKR, from the coding sequence ATGACCAAGGCAATTCCGGATGGGATGCGCAGTGTCACGCCGCAGATGAACGTCGACGGCGCCGCGGAGGCGATCGAGCTCTACAAGAAGGCGTTCGGTGCCGAGGAGGTCAGCCGCGCGCTGGATCCCTCGGGAAAGAAGGTCTGGCACGCCGCCCTCCGCATCGGCGACTCGCAGGTCTTCATCAACGACGTCTTCCCGGAGATGGGCAGCAAGCCCGGCCAGGTGAGCCTGTGGGTCTACGGCGAGAACGTGGATGCCCGGTTCAAGCGCGCCGTCGACGCCGGCTGCAAGGTGGCCATGCCGCTCGGAGACATGTTCTGGGGCGACCGCATGGGCTCCCTCACCGACAAGTGGGGCAACCAGTGGAACCTCGCCCAGCGCGTGAAGGACATGACCCCTGCCGAGATGAAGAAGGCCGGCGAGGAGTTCGCGAAGTCGCAGAAGCGCTGA
- a CDS encoding decaprenyl-phosphate phosphoribosyltransferase has protein sequence MSEPAISLPAPDPIKATFSPVALLKVLRPKQWTKNLALMAPLVFANRLFVVTDVLHAAMAAVAFCFLAGCVYVFNDVGDREKDRAHPEKRNRPIASGALPVPVALVWGAICGAGALAVAFHLSRLLFYTCTAYLVMQAFYTLRLKQVAVLDVMIIAVGFVMRVVAGAYAIAVPVSNWLYLCTLCLALFLGFCKRRNELLLLESGASAHRANLLDYSPALLDQLIGTTTAMTLVSYSLYTMSEETVRVHHTDNLKITIPFVIYGVFRYLFLVYKRALGGSPEKILLHDRPMLATVALFSAVSVGVLYFS, from the coding sequence GTGAGCGAACCCGCAATCAGCCTTCCAGCCCCGGATCCCATCAAGGCGACGTTCTCGCCGGTGGCGCTCCTCAAGGTCCTGCGTCCGAAGCAGTGGACCAAGAACCTGGCCTTGATGGCCCCGCTGGTCTTCGCCAACCGGCTCTTCGTGGTCACCGACGTCCTCCACGCCGCGATGGCCGCGGTGGCCTTCTGCTTCCTGGCGGGCTGCGTCTACGTGTTCAACGACGTGGGCGACCGGGAGAAGGACCGCGCCCACCCCGAGAAGCGCAACCGGCCGATCGCGTCGGGCGCGCTGCCCGTACCGGTGGCGCTCGTCTGGGGCGCCATCTGCGGCGCGGGCGCGTTGGCGGTGGCCTTCCATTTGTCGCGGCTGCTCTTCTACACGTGCACCGCGTACCTGGTGATGCAGGCGTTCTACACGCTGCGGCTCAAGCAGGTGGCCGTGCTCGACGTGATGATCATCGCGGTGGGCTTCGTGATGCGCGTGGTGGCCGGCGCGTATGCCATCGCGGTGCCGGTGTCGAACTGGCTCTACCTCTGCACGCTTTGCCTGGCGCTGTTCCTGGGCTTCTGCAAGCGCCGCAACGAGCTGCTCCTGCTCGAGAGCGGCGCCTCGGCCCACCGGGCGAACCTGCTCGACTACAGCCCGGCCCTGCTCGACCAGCTCATCGGCACCACCACCGCGATGACGCTCGTCTCCTACTCGCTGTACACCATGAGCGAGGAGACGGTGCGCGTGCACCACACGGACAACCTGAAGATCACCATCCCGTTCGTGATCTACGGGGTGTTCCGCTACCTGTTCCTCGTCTACAAGCGCGCCTTGGGGGGCTCGCCGGAGAAGATCCTGCTCCACGACCGGCCCATGCTGGCCACGGTGGCGCTGTTCTCGGCGGTCTCGGTGGGCGTGCTGTACTTCTCGTGA
- a CDS encoding DUF4336 domain-containing protein, translated as MQLRKLADDLWGVEDLLPMPGTRFPVRSAVVRLRSGGLVILSPLPGLAALKPELDALGPTQAFIGPCTLHHLGLEGAHQAWPQAALLSRQSLQRRRKDLPWTRLLTDAPDALWAGELEQEPVGGMPGIDETVFFHRASGTLLVADVSFNVLEMEGFFARLFMKLNDAYGRFGPSRIARSMVKDRAALRRSIDRMLAWNPTRIVPCHGAVLEADARAALERAFAFLPAVQE; from the coding sequence ATGCAACTCCGCAAGCTCGCCGATGACCTCTGGGGTGTCGAAGATCTTCTGCCGATGCCCGGCACGCGCTTCCCGGTGCGCAGCGCGGTGGTGCGGCTGCGCTCGGGTGGGCTGGTGATCCTCTCGCCACTGCCGGGGCTGGCGGCGCTCAAGCCCGAGCTCGACGCGCTCGGTCCGACGCAGGCCTTCATCGGCCCGTGCACGCTGCACCACCTGGGGCTGGAGGGCGCGCACCAGGCGTGGCCCCAGGCGGCGCTGTTGTCGCGGCAGTCGCTGCAGCGTCGGCGCAAGGACCTGCCGTGGACGCGCCTGCTCACCGACGCGCCCGACGCGCTCTGGGCCGGCGAGCTCGAGCAGGAGCCGGTGGGTGGCATGCCCGGCATCGACGAGACCGTCTTCTTCCACCGAGCGAGCGGCACCCTGCTCGTCGCCGATGTGTCGTTCAACGTGCTGGAGATGGAGGGCTTCTTCGCCCGGCTGTTCATGAAGCTCAACGACGCGTACGGGCGCTTCGGCCCGTCGCGCATCGCCCGCTCGATGGTGAAGGACCGGGCGGCGTTGCGGCGGAGCATCGATCGCATGCTCGCCTGGAACCCGACGCGGATCGTCCCCTGCCATGGCGCGGTGCTGGAGGCGGACGCGCGTGCGGCGCTCGAGCGGGCGTTCGCGTTCCTGCCCGCAGTGCAGGAATAG
- a CDS encoding histidine phosphatase family protein, which translates to MATRSIRVTLLRHGLAVDREDWAKKNDLARPLTEKGERRVRQASRGLAALGVKPDLVLTSPAIRAVQTAKAAAEVLKIPPNQVHEEVSLAPDASPEDFLATIEALEVKEVLAVGHAPHLDEVLAGLLGLRHGRGGLSLKKSGAALVRVARGRPGAAEVRALCSPWALRRIGKKAR; encoded by the coding sequence ATGGCCACCCGAAGCATCCGGGTCACCCTGCTGCGGCACGGACTCGCCGTCGACCGCGAGGACTGGGCCAAGAAGAACGACCTGGCCCGCCCGCTCACCGAGAAGGGCGAGCGCCGCGTCCGCCAGGCCTCGCGCGGGCTCGCGGCCCTGGGCGTGAAGCCCGACCTGGTGCTCACCTCCCCGGCAATCCGCGCGGTGCAGACCGCCAAGGCCGCCGCCGAGGTCCTGAAGATCCCGCCGAACCAGGTGCACGAGGAGGTCTCGCTCGCGCCGGACGCGTCGCCCGAGGACTTCCTGGCGACGATCGAAGCGCTCGAGGTGAAGGAGGTGCTCGCCGTCGGCCACGCGCCGCACCTCGACGAGGTGCTCGCCGGCCTGCTCGGGCTTCGGCACGGACGGGGCGGCCTGTCGCTGAAGAAGTCGGGCGCGGCGCTCGTGCGCGTGGCCCGCGGACGCCCCGGCGCCGCCGAGGTCCGCGCCCTGTGCTCGCCGTGGGCGCTGCGCCGCATCGGCAAGAAGGCCCGCTGA